Sequence from the Fundulus heteroclitus isolate FHET01 chromosome 7, MU-UCD_Fhet_4.1, whole genome shotgun sequence genome:
TATGAAAACGCAAGCTTAATTTGTGGTTGCAGTTATGAAATACAAAACGGGTGCCTAACTGTGCGGCCGGTCTCCTCAGGATATGGCTTTGTGGACTTTGACTGCCCTGCTGCAGCCCAGAAGGCCGTGGCCGCCCTGAAGACCTCTGGCGTCCAGGCTCAGATGGCCAAGGTAAGAGCTAATGGCAGACTAGTCGCGTAGCAACACGCCATCATCCATAGGATGAGGGAGTTTTTGTGGTGGAAAAGAAACGGCAGCACATGATTTCTCAGCTGTATGCTACGCATGTCCGGTGCCGTTTCGTCTCATCGTCATAGCATCACAGCTGAATCATGAAGGAAAACGATGTGCTGTCTCTTTCTGTGCGTGTTATATGACTAAGGAGCCGTATTGAATTGGCCGAGGACTACCTTTATTTAGGCGTGAGCAGTCATCTCTTCACAAACCTGAATACGTTACAAGGTTCTTGCAGCTGACATGTTCCGGTGTCGATGTGGGTTATTTAAGATGTCCACAAGGTGCAGCCCTGATGTTACTCATTACAGCTTTAAGGAGGGGGTTGTACGAGAAAATGGGTAGTATTACGAGAGAAGTTACTTCAGGTTAACTCAGGCTGAACATTAATGACCTCATGTTAACTGGGCTctatttttattaatcttatACAAGGTCAGGTGGTTATGTGCACAATACTGAAGCTATCAAACTTGATTTGGGCATActtaaaacaatttttgtttttacagccaCTTCTTTGTTTGGATAAGACATTACCCATGTGGGACTAATGTATTTACTGAGTGACACATGTTAATAATATCCGAGCACCAACATGCTGATTCCCAAAGAGCTTTCCTAGCTAAAAGCCGGGCATCTCTTCTCTTACGTACCTACTAGACTATTCATATTCCATAAAAGCCCTGCTTACAGGATAGTGTTTTCTGGTGAAGATGAAACAGTTTGGTTGCGTTTGTACGGTTTAATTTACACGACAATGGTGAATGTTTCCTCAGACAGCAGCGCAGTTTAAAAACAGGTTCCAGAGTGTTAATGGTTCAAAACCGTCCCGGTTTCTGTTGTCATGTAAACGGGGAAAACTGAGCTTTTCTTACAGGGAATCCCTGGGTCATGCACAGCATGACAGAAATCAGTTGTTAAtgcacaacagaacattacggCTGCCTACAATTCTAAAAAccactgaagaagaaaaaatggcGGATAGAGGAGTGCTGTTTTGGCTGCTGACTCCTCTGAAGGTAACCATGGCTAGGCACGGCTAAAATGTAGTCACCTTAAGAGACAGTTGAACCTCGCCGTCTGTCCATAGGAAAACTTTACTGTCTCCAACTTTATTTGTTGCAGCAGTTTTTAGGGAGTACACGTGCGTATGTTGAAATTCATAGAACATATCACTACTAGTGGCCCGGCATGGCAATTACAATGTTcttctacagttttttttcttagttatTGCTGTTGCCATTTAAACAGAGAATGTAATTAGAATGTTGTCCTGTAAGCATGTTTAACAGAAACGTAACAAAAGccccgttttttttgtttttgtttttttttcaataatttgttGTCGTGTAAACAGGGTCAAAGAGAACACATTCTGATATTGGTCATCTGGTTTAGATTTCCTGGTCCCAATACGTTCTGTTTTATCCTCCTCTATCCTGTTTTTAAGCAAACTGAAGTGACGCAGGGACATAGCGAGCAATGTCCAAAGAGAGACTTTGAATGAGTATCAGAAAGTCTGCAGAACCACTCATCcacaccttttttcttttttctttttttaagacagTCTGACTCACTGGAAGCAAAGTAATCAGGGCGGTTGAGTACTTTGGAACTGTGCTGTCACTCTTCTCTGTTTGTCCCAAGATGTTCTAGTTGTGTCGTTGTTGCACCTTGAATATGAGGAAGAttccaggaaaagaaaaattaaaactatgCTCAAGAGATtagattgttttttgttgttgttgttgttgttgtttttttttttcaaacttttcgGGCATTGGAAGGTTTTAAAGGTAGAGTATATGAATGGCTCTAACATAATGTAACCTTTCTTACTGAAAGCAGAGTAGGAAGTAGATGTGTGTTATAGCAACAGGAACTAGTAGGGGGAAATAAGTTCTCTTCGTGTCACTAACCAAGAAACAAACAGCATTTACCTCATTTCCCTCTTCTGTGAATCAGTCGGGGACATGAgatgtcatttttatcatttgaTATATAAAGAAATATCTGTATTAAATATTGTTGTTTAGCTAGTAAAGAAGATGtagcttttcctgttttttttttttttttttttttttttttttttttttttttttaatttaccaagTCATCCTTCAGTAGGGTTTCTATTTATGTTACTATTTCATTGAGAAGTGGTGTGTCTGTGAAACTAGCCATGATGTCTCCAGACTTGTAATGAGATCTGTATTTTTTAATACCAGGGTCACCAACAAACCTACTGCTAATTTTGGCAGCGATGCATGGACAGAGTTTTGTAGCCAACTTACGATTTATTCTCTACAAAATCTGCATTAAACAGCATTTAATATGTTTTCTGGCGTTGCTGCCGCGAGCCATCATGCCTCATCGATATTAGGAGTAGCAGTAACGTCACACTGGGTACGTGAAAGAGAGCCATTGTTGTAAAacattattataatttaaagtaaaaaaaaatattatgtagTTGACATTTCATGCCGTCTTTATTAGTATTACTGAGTTTCGAGATAAAACAGAGATTGCCAATAAGTCCAGATCAAGCACGTTCCAGGATAGACGGCTTGCAAATTTGGTAGAATGAAACAGGCGTACATCCTTTCCAAGGATCAGCTGGTTCAGGCTCAGCTCACCCCTTCAGCAATTCCACAAAAACATCTCCAAGATGGGGAAAGATTGACATGCTCTTGCTTTCTGTAATGTTAACCGAAAGGATCATCTGAAATGGCACCATTTAAttgcttcttgtttttttgcgCCTTCTGCCCTCTATTTTGTAAAACACCTCAGTAATACTGAATTTAGCTAAATTTTACTTCCCACAGTAACAACGTCTACACTGAAGAGTGCTCATGTTAGTTGAAGCTGGTAGCTCTAAGTAAAAGGTTGTGTTCTAAGCTTCTGTCATTgtgaaagtttttcttttctgggaACCAATACATGTCTTTGATCACCTTAATGTTTTCACTTGTTTgctcatggggggggggggctaggTCAATCTGAGCTGTATCAAAAGCTTCAGGGAAGTAATGCTACATTTTCTTACATACTTAACCGTTCTGGAAAGATTTACAGAATTGGGTATGCACTCTTCATGATTTTGTGTCTTGCTTTTAATGACTAATTCCTCCTATTAAATACTTGTGTTATCTTATTGTAACTTGGAGTTTTCTGTTATTGTTAGTTTATGTGATAATAAAGCAAGCCTGTCCAGATCAAAAATGAATATTAATGAAATGACTTCTTCACAAGGACTCGTTTCATGTTTCTGctgacattgttaaaaaaacaaacaaaacaagcagGAAGTCAGCTGAACAGAACCTCAAGCCACAGTGGCATGTACGGATCTGCTTATCCAAGTGACCTTTTCTTAGATAAAGCAAAGCAAGTatttttgtatagcacattttagtaacaagacagttcaaagtgctgtacatgaacacaccataagaaaggaaaacattgcaaagtaaagcacattgcagtggaatagtagcagcaggtcaaggtATAAGAcaggttggactacaaactaaaggggtcaccaacatggtgcccacagacaccaagtagccccctaggaccacatgtggtggcCACGAgccttttctaaaaaaaaaagcacaatccaccagtgagctgcctctaaaacttttttattatattactcttcttgtttaatcacacttgcatgtatatagatttaaaaatgacaatatctataacaaagcatgaaaattgtatttattttacatacagCTAAGGTGAAATCTGACtattctagttcaaaggtcactagaaggtagccctttgtatgacacaacaccaatgaagtagctctcactttcaaaaaggttggtgatccttcaactaaagcattaacaCTCAAACACATTAGTTttaacactgattttaagaaactctgggtttcagcacttttacagtcttctgggagttccAGATAAGGGGAGCATAAAGAAGGGAACACACCGGATGCGGCGCATAagtgcagcaaagcagcatacaCGGGTACTGcgcttaggttagcttttcattttaatccgtcaataaatgtacactaGAAGCATAGCACGTGCGTATTTACGCTACGCGACgcctaaattagattgaagttctaatttcagacacGTATTCTCTCCTGTTGTCTGCCTTTCCTCGCGCAACAGTTCGTCAACTAGAGGAAGGAAGGCCAAGGCACGCCTTCTATTTGGTGCTCGTTCCATGTGGCGATAGTTCTTTCCAGAGCAGAAACATGCAGCTGTGGAGTATACTTTGCAacgtctggtgtaaatttacgctTTTAAAATCACGGCCGTTAGCCGCGCCACTTACGTTACATTCCCGGTTTATTTCCTCCTTTAGAACTAAaggctgcttctctgtgtttggttctgggtctGGAAAGCTGATGAACTGTTAACAGCAGCAACCCTATTATATGTTAGCGCTTTTTTTGTGCCGGCTATAGCAAATACGGACTGAATTAACCAAGAATGTGGTTATCTTACACATTATTAAAATCTTTTATATTTGAAAACGGAACCGTATGAAGTGCATTTTGCATCCATGTCATcattaaactgtaaaataatcCAGGAACGGACTCTGTTTGGAACATGTCGCGTTCATGGAACGCCCCcgccatgattttttttctctgaacaaCTATCTGTTAAGGGTGAGCAGCACCGTCCTCTACTGGATGGCGGCCATACTACAATGTTGAAAGAAGGTCCATCTAAGTAGACGTTATCAGTTAATCGGATGGAACAAAATTTAATCTGATAAACCATTATTCGACAATTAGTCATAAgttgattatttgtttaaatccatattaaattttgtttgtctgctttttttccatcttttgtCATCATGCAGCAACAGGAACAGGACCCGACAAACCTATACATCTCCAACTTGCCTTTGTCTATTGACGAGCAGGAGCTGGAAAATATGTTGAAGCATTTTGGCCAAGTAATATCCACGCGCATTTTAAGGGACCCCAGCGGAGTCAGCAGAGGAGTGGGCTTTGCAAGGTTGGATTCTTCTTGCATATCTAATATTATATGttcatttttaacagaaaactctGCAAACATGTCGGAAAGGTTTGCTGTCCATATGTATTCACTCCCATTTACAAAAGGGACGACATTGTTGATTGAAAGCCATATAAAGACACAACAAACCTATGACAGAAGAGATTTTGAAAGATGACCTACATCAAGCACACTGTAGTACAATGTTATCATCCTTAACCCATCTTTCCCTCTTAAAAATATGATGTTTGGAAGAATCATGCATTGGGAATCCCTTTCGTCAGCTGGGACCCAGATCCTAGTCAGACTTGATCAGAAGATAGATTGAGCTAAAGCAAAAAGGATGGTTCGACAAAGTATTGAACCCTGAGGTGCTTAATACAAATGCAGGCCACGCTTTTCAAATCTTTTAAGTAAagatattcaattaaatttatttatatagcgccaattcacaccaaatgtcatctcaaggcactttcaaaagtcagattcaatcacATCAAacagattgttaaaaaaaaaaaaatcctatctatagaaacccagcagataccatcaagtcttgacaagcagcattcactcttcctaaAAGAGCGTAGATCCACAGTGGATAATTGTCTGCACTGccgatgactttgcagcaatccctcatactgagcatgcatgaagcgacagtggagaggaaaactctcctttaacggGGAGCAAAAACCtcaagcagaaccaggctcagtgtgaacggtcatctgcctcgaccgactgggagttagagaagacagagcagggacacaaaatcacagaagcacacattgatcagatttgcaacaaataatgcaaaactggagaactcAGAAGAATGAGAGAAATGggtcttgatgtcctccagtagcctaagcctatagcggcataactacagagatagctcagggtaacctaagccactctaactataaactttatcaaaaaggaaagttttaagcctaatcTTAAactagacagggtgtctgcctcactgaCCAAAACTGTGAGTTAGTTCctcaggagaggagcctgataactaaaggatctgcctcccattctacttttagagactctgggAACCaccagacctgcagtctgagagcaaagtgctctgttaggtgTCAGTTTTCTTCCACTCCACAATTATGCCATTctttgtgttgatttatcaCAAACatccaataaaatgcattaaggGTTGTGGTTGCAACCTGAAAAATTTTTGAAAAACCTTAAGGGTTTTAAACCCTTTAGCAAGGCACAATAGCTACCATTGATCACTGATGCTTCCTCTGTCATTTGATTGGCAGGTTGTAATTTTCCACAGAATATATTTGACATTTCTTTAAGGTCAAAAGTGGTACTTTTTAACCAGTAAACAGGAAGAGATCAGTTTTGCAGACACAGTGCCAGAACCGGGAAAAGAGACAAGTAGGAGTCTCACTTTTAAGAAACGctaagcaggaaaaaaagagaaattggTATTCATTTTAACATAGCTCAAACTATACAACATAGTGAGATCAAGTCTGCTGttttgtgtatgttttaatAATATAACTATAATAtgactgctttaaaaaaatttatatttatggAAAATATGCTTATTAACATAAATGCCTAAAATAGCTAAGAACATTTTGACAAATCTGAAGGTGCTTTACATGGATCTACAGGTAGAAACTCACTATACAAAGAGTTTCAGAATGAGAGTAATTGTCTATAATTTTTGGTTTCCACCAGTTGTACTTGTACAACCTGACGTATGAATGGCCTGATGAGACAAAAGCCTAGATTACAACTGCGAAAGCAAAACTCATTGTGTGTTGTTGGAATGGCTGTATCTGGGTGTGTTCCTATAGGTGTGTTTGGATAAAATGCCAGAGACGACGCGCTTGTGCACTCCACAGGCTACGGTTTGCACAGTAGGGACGGGGCCGATAAAATCTCTCATGGTGCAGCAGCACTTCCACCAAGCTGCACAGGAAACTGCTTTAGGAAAGCACCTGAGTCGCAATTGTTGCTGGAGTCCTTTTGCTGATTAGGCTCTGTTTGTCTTCTTCTTTGTGTGCAGGATGGAGTCAACTGAAAAATGTGAAGCAGTAATTTCTCACTTTAATGGGAAGTTCATCAAAACGCCTGCAGGCGTTCCCGGTAAGATGGCGACGAGGGCTGGTTTTAAGGCACACCTTGGtagaaaaatgttttggtttagcCGCTCTGCTGTTGCAAACGTatcaagaggaaaacaaaaaggattAATCTGTTATGGGTTGTCTGCGCGCCCTTAATGGGTGGAGCTTTATCTGCGCAACAAAGGGGTTAATCACATGATTAATGCATCCAAAAGGAGTCGGTGAGTCTGGTGGCGAAGAGCTCGTAAGCACTCAGCTCGGACTGGCAGAGAAAAAGACGAGTGAAAGCAGCTACCACTCCCTCTCCAAGCCTTTTTAATTGGATTATTAGACTGAAATAGTCCGTGCTGGCCTAGCCTCCTTCAGGAAGGGGAGGGGATTACAGCTCCACAGCTGCTAAATTATACGTCTCAGTTCCCAGGCTGCTTGATAAAACCTGCAATCCCTTGCTTCATGGGTTAAAAGGCTGAATAGGAAAGACTGACAGACACCGACATGTGGTTGTGTGTTGCAGCATGTTGCAGAAATGTTGCATGTTTGACGTCCCCCTTCCTTCTTTAGGGCCATCTGAACCACTGCTGTGCAAGTTTGCTGACGGAGGACAGAAAAAGAGACAAAGTCATCATAAATTTGGCCAGAATGGTCGGGCCTGGGGAAGGGACATGGACTCCAGATTGGTGAGTGGGGGCCCAGGAAGGATGATTGGCAGAGCTAAAGTCCTGAAGGGTTGCGTTATGAATTACAGACAATGTTGCAGATATTACATGAGCCAGCTGGAAAAGCGTGgccactttttctttttttttttttctttctcgcTTTAAGAGTTCTTCGACAGTCGATGAACATGGCGGATTTTTCAAGCCTCTTTTATAAAAGGACAGAATTCACAGGAAAATATAATCATGTTGCGCTGTTTTTTTGTGACACTATTTACTTTTATTCAAATCCAAAGACTGTAAAAGCTTCTGGCAACCAAATCTTGTTCCTGGCCTCCTTATTTAGCCTGCACGTATCTGATAAGTCTGATTAACCAAAGGCATGCAGTCAAACTAGTCACGCTTCTGGTAATGTGGGTTCGGTCCATTCAGTGGGTGGTTGTTAAAACAGATTGGTTTTACCTTCCCCATTCCTGCTAGACTTGCCTGGCTCAGGACATTTCTTTTACGTCTTTAAATCTAGTAACTAATCCAACAGGCTATTGTCACGTCAGCTGTCTGTCCCAAAGATCACCAAGTTTGAATGCTGTAAATTCACAAATGTTGAACCTACCTTTCCTCAGAGGGCCTCTGTCGATTTAAGTATTTTCAAAGTTTGGATAAAGAtggaaaaggaagttaaaatattaacattattaggtatttccagactttattcccTATCTAGTTTTCTAAAAGTTCTTCTGTCTGTCCATTAATTAATCTGACAATGAATCCATCGGTCCATCCGTTCGTCCATCTATCTGTGTCCTTCTGGGTTTTTTGCAGGTTCCATATTTAAAGCCTGGCTGCTGTTGAACAGAAATTCCTATGtaactttatatatttttgtataattatgtttaaaataagcTTAAAAGGGACTGAGAACTCTGGAAATGTgagtcagggaaaaaaaatccacagggaccatttttgttgctagaaGCTACGGGTTTAAAGATGCTAATCTAGTGACTTCTATTGTCCCAGGCTGGAATGACGCTGACATATGACCCCAGCACAGCTGCTATGCAAAATGGGTAAAACCAGTTTAAATCTTCACCCCCCCTGACTGATTTCAGCCCTGGCATTTTACAAGAAACGCATCTCATTCTCTGTTCACAGATTTTTTCCAGCTCCATACAGTATTTCTAGCAGGATGATAGCTCAAACGTCCATGTCTCCTTACATGTCTCCAGTTTCAACATATCAGGTTTGACTCCTTCTCTTTCATTAACATCACTCGCAGCTCTTGATGGAAATTTTCACCTCAGAAGTGAGCTTGGCATGTCCAGAGTGGTTGGGGAGGAGTGACGTTTTATCCTTCCATATTGTTTACAGTGGCATGTGATCACCAGATATAGCATATTTACGGCTGCGACGTGTTTACAGAGTGTTATTTTCCAGGTGCAGAACCCTTCCTGGATGTCCCATCAACCCTATATCATGCAGCACCCGGTAAGAGCACCAACCCCCTGCATGTACTCTGCATCTCAGTTCTCTCCGTTCTTTGCCGTTCTCCTGATCACTCTTCCTAAGCGTTTCCTTCGGTGGATGTAACAGAAgcgaaacattttttttttttttttttttttgtaaacagacGTGGAAGATTATGTACAAGGTGAAGCTAAAACACTAAACCGTCTGTGCAGGAATGTGAAAACAACTTCCTTTGGAGAGTCCTTATAAATAAGTGTATTTAATGACAGATGCTTAATATTTAACAACAGATGGCTCTAAATTGAGAGAAGAGCCGTTACCAGGTTTTGGTAATTAGCCAGCAGATGAGAAAACACTGTCTGAGGCATCAGGCCAGCCAAGATGCTCACAGGCAGCTCTGTCAGCTGTGGGCATGATGGGCGTACTCAGACTCCATTTTCCCGTGTTCGCTCCTACAAAACTCACATGGAATGTGCATTTCAGATAACAGGTTCATGGGTTTTTCATGGCAGATATGCCATTACAGCCAAAGTTTTTACTGCTATGTATTTTAGATGCAGAGTCAATTTTTCCTTTTGTGACATTTCGTGAATTTGAACACCTTCCTCTACCGTCCTCTCTCTTCTTGCAGGGTGCAGTGATATCGCCATCTATAGACCCGTCTGTGTCACTGCAGCCCACTTCAATGATGGCCCCTATCACGCAGCAGATGAGCCACTTGACTCTGGGTGGTTCAGGAACGGTAAGGGATGGATAGAAACACGGGTTCAGAGATGAGCTTACATGCTCtgttacataataataataataataataataataataataataataataatagcaacaTTAATAAAGTGTCTCATGAATCCCTAAAACTTATAGACCAGGGGTTCTCAGGCTTAGCGTTCAAAGGTCCAGATCTAATTTCTAGATGAGGTCAAAATCAGGAAATTGGCCAACAGCTTACAAGCAGAACAGATTCCACTTAATCTGTTATGGGtataaacagataaataaatataagtttaaaaaaaattccaaagtAGCAACTGCAAGCactctggtttaaaaaaaacaaacttaactTGATTGGGACTAAATTACCTTCCTGTCATccttcaaaaaaattaaagcgcATCTCTTCGCACAAAAAAGTAAACATGATAAATGAGCTGAACCAAAAGGGAAACAGGACACCATTGCATTAAAACAACTGAGGTAGAATGCTCAGTGGACCCTAAACCTTGtaccctaataaaaaaaatcttcatatAGGAAAGTAAATTCTCATCAGCATGACAAGGTCTTCAATAATATTCTGGTTGTGTTTACAGGCGGTTCTAGATAGAGACACCGTTATTTTCTGACCAGAGtgacactgttttttttgggggttgcaCAAccgctagaaaaaaaaaaatagttatctTTATGTTGTGCACAGTGAAAAATATGGCAGCACATCTTGGTATGTTTTATGTTGCTCAAAAATGTGTGCATGTCCGATTTGGCTTTATTTCACAGTTTCTAGAGGAATCTACAGTGCATTTATGCTCCAATTCAAAACGTCAGTATGCAAACCTGAACTGTATTAATTTCAATATCTAATGTCAAACAGATCAATATTTTTAGCACTTAATGGTTCCTGTTTCTTTTCGCATtgcttttttggggggattgtttctttttggtttttgcccGGGCCGTTTAGGGTGGTGGTAAATTGAAATGCCTAACGGCTAGCCTAAGGCACTATTTGTGCGAGAACCACCACCTTCCTGTCTTACTCATCCATAGGCGGAAACTCCATCTTCCATAACAGGCCTAACCTGCTTTGTGCTGTGCTGATAATGTTCCAGTTATTTGCGTACAGACAAAATTTCTAACGAGAGTTGTTTCATAAACTAGAGGCTTTGCTTTAAATGTCTTAATCAATAAGACCAGAGTCTCTTTCATCGGGAACATAAAGTGTACAACAATCTTTAGCTGGACGGAGACCTCCAAATTTATTTAGATCCAATCCAGAAATGACTTCTAATGGTAATATGTCGTTTTGCATTTAATTGCATTGTAAAGATATGTCCTGTCCCACAAACCCAGATGAAGTTTTCCCGATCACAGAAATCACAGGCCTCCTAAAAATAATCTGTGTGCTGGGTCCGGATCGACTCGTGTAAACCATGAGTTTACACTGTTTCTCCTTTCCTGCAGTTCATGGCCGCCAACACAGCTATGCAAGGAGCATACATCCCGCAGTACGCACACATGCCGACAGCAGCCGTCCCGGCTGAGGTGCGTGAATTTGAGACAATGCGATCTTCTCATTTAACAGAAACCCAAGGCTTAGGTTGATCTCGTGCTCTCTTCCAGGAAAATGGCGTCCCGACTCAAGCCGACTCGTCTGGCACCCATTCCCCTTATTCCTACCAGCACACCAAGTAGTGGATCGGTAACGTTTGGACAACAGCAAAAACAACCATATCTATAAATCCAGTGGACGCTAAAGAACTTTAACTGTTTTTCACATGTTTAATTAAATCGCTGTTTTTTCTGGTCTGATTTCAGAGCTTATCTGAGATCCTCAAATGATTCATATTCTATTGAAAACAAcagagttttattttcatacaagaaaatgtattttttttttctactgggGTTTTCCCACAGGATCCAAAAGAATCATGTGACTGCTTGTGCGAAGTCCAGGGTTGTAGATATCTgtatggtttttctttttttttttttctttttttttttcaccatttttccctgtttttctgCCAGacatttggaaaatgttttgtgcTTGCTGCGTGAGTGTTGCTACGCTGAAGTGTTCAgtgttgttttctctttaaaaaggaCTTCTCATTGAATTTGCCGACATAGCTTTGGCGCTGCT
This genomic interval carries:
- the LOC105934179 gene encoding RNA-binding motif, single-stranded-interacting protein 1 isoform X2; protein product: MIFANTGNPLRTPYRKQPFVAQLSHPMAPPSPSTNNSSSSSSGGWEPLSKTNLYIRGLTPSTTDHDLVKLCQPYGKIVSTKAILDKTTNKCKGYGFVDFDCPAAAQKAVAALKTSGVQAQMAKQQEQDPTNLYISNLPLSIDEQELENMLKHFGQVISTRILRDPSGVSRGVGFARMESTEKCEAVISHFNGKFIKTPAGVPGPSEPLLCKFADGGQKKRQSHHKFGQNGRAWGRDMDSRLAGMTLTYDPSTAAMQNGFFPAPYSISSRMIAQTSMSPYMSPVSTYQVQNPSWMSHQPYIMQHPFMAANTAMQGAYIPQYAHMPTAAVPAEENGVPTQADSSGTHSPYSYQHTK
- the LOC105934179 gene encoding RNA-binding motif, single-stranded-interacting protein 1 isoform X1 — encoded protein: MIFANTGNPLRTPYRKQPFVAQLSHPMAPPSPSTNNSSSSSSGGWEPLSKTNLYIRGLTPSTTDHDLVKLCQPYGKIVSTKAILDKTTNKCKGYGFVDFDCPAAAQKAVAALKTSGVQAQMAKQQEQDPTNLYISNLPLSIDEQELENMLKHFGQVISTRILRDPSGVSRGVGFARMESTEKCEAVISHFNGKFIKTPAGVPGPSEPLLCKFADGGQKKRQSHHKFGQNGRAWGRDMDSRLAGMTLTYDPSTAAMQNGFFPAPYSISSRMIAQTSMSPYMSPVSTYQVQNPSWMSHQPYIMQHPGAVISPSIDPSVSLQPTSMMAPITQQMSHLTLGGSGTFMAANTAMQGAYIPQYAHMPTAAVPAEENGVPTQADSSGTHSPYSYQHTK